In the genome of Bacillus sp. S3, one region contains:
- a CDS encoding Dps family protein, which translates to MENQLVSVLNKQIANWSIMYMKLHNYHWYVKGGQFFTLHVKFEEFYNEAGLHVDELAERLLAIGGNPVATMRECLEISSIQEASGNEAADEMVQSVINDFSIIIGELKEGMSLAGELDDETTGDMLLAIHSGLEKHVWMLTAFLGKTI; encoded by the coding sequence ATGGAAAATCAGTTAGTCAGCGTACTGAACAAGCAAATTGCCAATTGGTCTATCATGTATATGAAATTACATAACTACCATTGGTATGTGAAAGGCGGGCAATTTTTCACCCTCCATGTTAAATTTGAGGAATTTTACAATGAAGCAGGGCTTCATGTTGATGAATTAGCAGAACGCTTACTCGCAATCGGCGGAAATCCTGTTGCAACTATGAGAGAATGCCTGGAAATTTCATCAATTCAAGAAGCATCCGGTAATGAAGCCGCAGATGAAATGGTTCAGTCCGTTATCAATGACTTCTCCATTATTATTGGTGAATTGAAGGAAGGCATGAGTCTTGCCGGGGAACTAGATGACGAAACAACCGGCGATATGCTGCTTGCGATTCATTCCGGTCTAGAAAAACATGTGTGGATGCTGACAGCATTCCTGGGTAAAACAATTTAG
- a CDS encoding tetratricopeptide repeat protein, whose protein sequence is MKRMTLLILTALILSACTPKAYTESFNSGKAALQKGDYNQAIAKFENALEEKETTEAKDYLHFAETLQESLTLFHGGDFDAAVFSIKKLLKENSSVKSDKKIKKQANALLREIQQAKVVSETMKEKMIKGKTLLEDHQFDQAAEVFKEVAETTDLPDVSSIETMAKDAATLLEETTKKKTAAEQEKQRQEEEAKKQAETNKTEQEKQKQEEANKSFTHEQAVDLVKKHLNITAEKNVKVVYDHDAENGDYIIHVYEFVVDNPSTGEGHTATWGWYGVNKQTKAVYDAME, encoded by the coding sequence TTGAAAAGAATGACTCTTTTAATTCTAACAGCACTGATCCTTTCGGCGTGTACGCCAAAAGCTTATACCGAAAGCTTCAATTCAGGAAAGGCTGCACTACAAAAAGGAGACTATAATCAAGCCATCGCTAAATTTGAAAATGCCCTTGAAGAAAAGGAAACGACTGAGGCGAAAGATTATCTCCACTTTGCTGAAACCTTACAAGAAAGCCTTACACTTTTTCACGGAGGAGATTTTGATGCAGCTGTCTTTTCAATCAAGAAGCTGCTGAAAGAAAATTCATCCGTAAAATCTGACAAGAAAATCAAAAAACAAGCGAATGCCCTTTTAAGAGAAATTCAGCAGGCAAAAGTAGTTTCCGAAACAATGAAGGAAAAAATGATTAAAGGAAAAACACTTTTGGAGGATCATCAATTTGATCAAGCAGCTGAAGTTTTTAAGGAAGTAGCGGAAACAACAGATTTACCTGACGTTAGTTCCATTGAAACAATGGCTAAAGACGCGGCAACACTGCTTGAAGAAACGACGAAAAAGAAAACTGCCGCGGAGCAGGAAAAACAGCGGCAAGAAGAAGAAGCGAAAAAGCAAGCAGAAACAAATAAGACAGAACAGGAAAAACAGAAACAAGAAGAAGCAAACAAGTCATTTACACATGAACAAGCGGTTGATTTAGTAAAGAAGCATCTAAATATTACAGCTGAAAAAAATGTGAAAGTGGTGTATGACCACGATGCCGAAAATGGGGACTATATTATTCATGTTTACGAATTTGTGGTGGATAATCCAAGTACAGGTGAAGGTCACACAGCAACATGGGGCTGGTATGGTGTGAACAAACAAACGAAAGCTGTTTATGATGCGATGGAATAA
- a CDS encoding YjcZ family sporulation protein codes for MSGGGHGNNFALIVVLFILLIIVGASFMMY; via the coding sequence ATGTCTGGAGGCGGACACGGCAACAACTTTGCTTTAATTGTTGTTTTATTTATTCTTTTAATCATTGTTGGTGCATCTTTTATGATGTACTAA
- a CDS encoding acetolactate synthase large subunit: MKASDIVVSCLENEGVEFVFGIIGKEVLDLGDSLSASEKITYIPVRHEQGAAFMADIYGRISGKPGVCLATLGPGAANLLTGMASANLDHSPVIALCGQKGLEDQHKNAHQFIDIQKVFEPVSKWAIQIKAANSIPEIIRKSFRLAGEEKPGAVIIELPENLAMENVTSKPLAITELPKGVPGSEALQLATVDLNNSQRPFIIVGNGVIRQDAVMEVQALIEQLGAPVATSFMAKGVLPKDHPQNFYTFGFMEKDYVLRGFEEADLLLVIGFDQVEKLPSEWNKKKVPVIHLAATAAEVDEFYPVKKELVGNLKETLPLFLANNVKPKPWLPSERLKSRIEESYSIVEKATTGSALTIEKILHVLEKVQTEETIVISDVGSHKVAMARTYQPRHAKQLIMSNGFASMGISIPGAIGGKLAAPDKTVICITGDGGALMNFAELETAKRLGVSFVIIVLNDSMLKLEVDTMKKKFGDSFGVTFSNPDFVKLAESFGVKGMEAASVDEFEAMLTEAMNSKGEIVLIDTMVQND, encoded by the coding sequence ATGAAAGCATCCGATATTGTCGTGAGTTGTTTAGAGAACGAAGGGGTGGAATTTGTCTTTGGAATTATCGGCAAAGAAGTCCTTGATTTAGGTGATTCTTTGTCCGCTTCCGAAAAAATCACCTACATACCGGTTCGCCATGAGCAAGGAGCGGCATTCATGGCAGATATCTATGGACGAATCTCGGGAAAACCAGGAGTTTGCTTGGCGACGCTAGGTCCGGGGGCGGCGAATCTATTAACAGGAATGGCAAGTGCAAACCTGGATCATTCACCTGTTATTGCCCTGTGCGGTCAAAAAGGATTGGAAGATCAGCATAAGAATGCCCATCAGTTTATAGATATCCAAAAGGTGTTCGAACCTGTTTCAAAATGGGCCATCCAAATAAAAGCAGCGAATTCCATTCCGGAAATCATCAGAAAGTCCTTTCGACTGGCAGGTGAAGAGAAGCCTGGAGCCGTAATCATTGAACTGCCTGAAAATCTAGCTATGGAAAATGTGACATCGAAACCATTAGCCATTACTGAATTACCGAAAGGTGTTCCTGGGTCTGAGGCACTTCAGCTGGCCACTGTAGACCTGAATAATAGCCAGCGTCCCTTTATAATTGTTGGTAATGGGGTAATCCGCCAAGATGCAGTTATGGAAGTTCAAGCATTGATTGAACAACTCGGCGCTCCTGTTGCAACAAGCTTTATGGCCAAAGGGGTGCTGCCAAAAGATCACCCGCAAAATTTTTATACATTTGGGTTTATGGAAAAGGATTATGTCCTTCGAGGGTTTGAAGAAGCTGATTTACTGCTTGTGATTGGCTTCGATCAGGTTGAAAAGCTTCCATCGGAGTGGAACAAGAAAAAAGTCCCGGTCATCCATCTTGCTGCAACTGCAGCTGAAGTGGATGAATTTTATCCCGTTAAGAAGGAATTAGTCGGGAACTTGAAAGAAACATTGCCGCTATTCCTAGCAAACAATGTAAAGCCGAAACCTTGGCTGCCTTCCGAACGGTTAAAGAGTCGGATTGAGGAATCTTATTCTATTGTTGAAAAAGCAACAACAGGTTCTGCCTTAACCATCGAGAAAATCCTTCATGTCCTTGAGAAAGTTCAGACTGAGGAAACCATTGTCATTTCAGATGTGGGCTCACACAAAGTAGCGATGGCAAGAACATATCAACCAAGGCATGCCAAGCAACTAATTATGTCAAACGGGTTTGCCTCCATGGGAATCTCGATTCCCGGTGCCATCGGGGGAAAATTAGCTGCCCCGGATAAAACAGTCATCTGTATTACCGGTGACGGGGGAGCATTAATGAATTTTGCCGAACTGGAAACCGCAAAAAGGCTTGGTGTATCCTTTGTGATTATTGTATTAAATGATTCGATGCTGAAGCTTGAAGTAGACACAATGAAGAAAAAGTTTGGCGATAGTTTTGGAGTCACTTTTTCAAACCCTGATTTTGTGAAATTGGCAGAAAGCTTTGGAGTAAAAGGAATGGAAGCAGCCAGCGTGGATGAATTTGAAGCAATGTTAACAGAAGCAATGAATTCGAAAGGTGAGATTGTGCTCATTGATACTATGGTGCAAAATGATTAG
- a CDS encoding DUF2935 domain-containing protein translates to MVQPQGFNGMDANNQMLVAPESFAPPPESLTEQIFIERSLTENKFWLRIMKEHSYFLGEGFNRKDKHLIQQTDRFYHYFEEQEKRAYQTPNNVTAVRKLNEDSIQLVLGLRNFKRNLLILIINCKVMGFNFPLLVDHIAREAEYFMRTLKKFNEGILDPIQDAIIKENVFWLRIMMEHSRFIASLLDQSERNLVRTALKFGDDFEVLLNQARDVESMLYRKSPAYPIIGKLNKDSENAAQEILAFKKAGLDFIKNCQIRNVIDPLLADHVVREANHFLHMVHVLEERLKVKQQEQQRL, encoded by the coding sequence ATGGTACAACCGCAGGGTTTTAACGGAATGGATGCCAATAATCAAATGTTAGTTGCTCCAGAATCATTTGCACCACCACCCGAATCATTAACAGAGCAAATATTTATTGAACGTTCATTAACAGAGAATAAATTTTGGCTGCGAATTATGAAGGAACATTCTTATTTTCTGGGGGAAGGCTTTAATCGAAAAGATAAACATCTTATTCAGCAAACCGACCGTTTTTATCATTATTTTGAGGAGCAGGAAAAAAGGGCCTATCAAACCCCTAATAATGTAACAGCCGTCCGCAAGTTAAATGAAGATTCGATTCAGCTTGTCCTAGGATTGCGGAATTTTAAACGGAACCTCCTTATCCTCATCATCAACTGTAAGGTCATGGGATTTAACTTCCCACTACTTGTCGACCATATTGCCCGTGAAGCTGAGTATTTCATGAGAACACTGAAAAAATTTAATGAGGGGATTTTAGACCCGATTCAAGATGCGATTATCAAGGAGAATGTTTTTTGGCTGAGGATTATGATGGAGCATTCCCGTTTCATCGCTTCCCTGCTAGACCAATCGGAACGAAATTTAGTTAGGACTGCCTTGAAATTTGGCGACGATTTTGAAGTTCTTCTTAACCAGGCAAGAGATGTGGAATCTATGTTATATAGGAAAAGTCCTGCCTACCCAATCATTGGAAAGCTTAATAAAGACAGCGAAAATGCGGCTCAGGAGATTCTTGCTTTTAAAAAGGCAGGACTGGATTTTATCAAAAATTGTCAAATCAGAAACGTGATCGACCCGCTGTTAGCAGACCATGTCGTACGGGAAGCTAATCATTTCTTGCATATGGTACATGTATTAGAAGAGAGATTAAAAGTAAAGCAGCAAGAACAACAAAGACTGTAA
- a CDS encoding disulfide oxidoreductase, which yields MNKSILLAWIAAIIATLGSLYFSEVKHFIPCTLCWYQRIFMYPLAIILGIAAYRNDRKIFQYVLPLSIIGVLISGYHTLLQKIPYLQQFEMCTSGVPCSADYINWLGFITIPMLALIAFIIITISMVMLMKSQKEKETIRG from the coding sequence ATGAATAAATCCATACTCCTTGCCTGGATTGCTGCCATCATCGCCACACTTGGCAGCCTGTATTTTAGTGAAGTAAAGCATTTTATACCATGTACGTTATGTTGGTACCAGCGGATTTTTATGTATCCATTAGCGATTATTTTAGGTATAGCCGCCTACCGGAATGATAGAAAGATATTTCAATATGTGCTGCCTCTGTCGATCATTGGGGTGCTGATTTCCGGATACCATACATTATTACAAAAAATCCCATACCTGCAGCAATTTGAAATGTGCACTTCCGGAGTGCCGTGTTCCGCGGATTATATTAACTGGCTTGGGTTTATCACAATACCAATGCTAGCATTGATTGCATTTATCATTATTACCATTAGTATGGTTATGTTAATGAAAAGCCAAAAAGAAAAAGAGACTATCCGCGGATAG
- a CDS encoding DsbA family protein — MANNKKNKKTETNSSSKFIFWVIGLIAVGVLALIFFGNHSKDQNEVKGTKIDYSNQPFLGEKSAPVSIIEFGDYKCPNCKNFTEQVVPVIEKELVDTGKAKFYFMNYAFINVDSTRTAKFAESVYQVLGNDTFWKFHDLIYKKQPEDMKYEKIDIFTEKFLTDTLKEVASDEEANKVVEHFNADKSKESFQKDMDLAGKLGATGTPAIYVNGQYFDGQTIDDLKDMVDKAAKGE, encoded by the coding sequence ATGGCAAATAACAAGAAGAACAAGAAAACAGAAACGAATTCATCATCCAAGTTTATTTTCTGGGTCATTGGTTTGATTGCTGTTGGCGTTTTGGCACTAATATTCTTTGGCAATCATTCTAAGGATCAGAATGAAGTAAAAGGAACTAAGATTGATTATAGTAATCAACCGTTCTTAGGTGAGAAATCTGCTCCTGTCTCTATTATTGAATTTGGTGATTATAAATGCCCAAACTGCAAAAATTTTACTGAACAGGTTGTACCAGTGATTGAAAAAGAGCTAGTGGATACAGGAAAGGCAAAATTCTATTTTATGAATTATGCTTTTATTAATGTGGACTCCACACGAACAGCTAAATTTGCGGAATCGGTTTATCAAGTACTTGGAAATGATACGTTTTGGAAATTTCATGATTTAATCTATAAAAAACAGCCTGAAGATATGAAATATGAAAAAATCGATATTTTTACCGAAAAGTTCTTAACCGATACATTGAAAGAAGTGGCAAGTGATGAAGAAGCAAACAAGGTGGTTGAACACTTTAATGCTGATAAATCAAAGGAATCCTTTCAGAAGGATATGGACCTTGCTGGTAAACTGGGCGCTACCGGTACACCGGCCATCTATGTAAATGGTCAATATTTTGATGGACAAACGATCGATGACTTAAAAGACATGGTGGATAAAGCGGCAAAGGGTGAATAA
- a CDS encoding lactonase family protein has translation MVNKNHYIGYIGTYTKGDSKGIYSFSFDPQAAKIENIQVAAELGNPTYVAISKNNCFLYAVAKDGENGGVAAYSISEDGALTAINRDVLPGSSPCYVSVDSENRYVFSANYHKGLVDSRLINQSDGSVQQVVSEMKHEGSGPDPRQEKPHSHYAGLTPDEKYLAVVELGIDALITYSVGSDGTLTKANLLPLKGGSGPRHLVFHPNGKYAYIMTEFSSEVIVLTYYEEDGHFTEKQYISTLPDDFTGNNQGSAIHISSDGRFVYAGNRGHNSIAVFRVDAFSGELSFVEHVSTEGDWPRDFALDPSEKFILASNQESGNLVLFSRDDASGKLTLIQSDIPVPYPVCVKFLHVK, from the coding sequence ATGGTAAATAAAAATCATTATATCGGATATATCGGAACGTATACAAAGGGAGACAGTAAAGGGATTTACTCTTTTTCCTTTGATCCCCAGGCAGCAAAGATTGAAAATATTCAAGTGGCAGCTGAATTAGGTAATCCTACATATGTAGCGATTAGTAAGAACAACTGTTTCCTTTATGCTGTGGCAAAGGATGGGGAAAACGGCGGTGTGGCTGCTTATTCTATTAGTGAAGATGGCGCCCTAACCGCTATTAATCGGGATGTACTTCCAGGCTCCTCCCCTTGTTATGTTAGTGTGGACAGCGAAAATCGCTATGTGTTCAGCGCAAACTACCATAAGGGCTTGGTAGATTCACGCTTAATTAATCAATCAGATGGTTCTGTCCAGCAGGTGGTATCAGAAATGAAGCATGAAGGCTCAGGGCCAGATCCGCGCCAAGAAAAACCCCATTCCCATTATGCGGGGCTTACGCCAGATGAAAAGTATCTAGCAGTTGTTGAATTAGGGATTGATGCACTGATTACTTATTCCGTCGGTAGTGATGGCACCCTTACAAAGGCAAATCTCTTGCCACTAAAAGGCGGCAGCGGCCCTAGGCATTTGGTTTTTCATCCGAATGGCAAGTATGCTTATATCATGACTGAATTTAGTTCAGAGGTGATCGTATTAACCTACTATGAGGAAGATGGCCATTTTACTGAAAAGCAATATATCTCTACCTTACCGGATGATTTTACAGGTAATAATCAAGGCAGTGCTATTCATATTTCTTCAGATGGACGTTTTGTTTATGCAGGGAACCGTGGACATAATAGTATCGCTGTTTTTCGTGTGGACGCGTTTTCGGGGGAACTTAGCTTTGTTGAACACGTTTCTACTGAAGGGGATTGGCCGAGGGATTTTGCCTTGGACCCAAGTGAGAAATTTATTCTTGCTTCGAACCAAGAATCAGGTAATCTTGTATTATTTTCACGAGATGATGCATCTGGCAAGTTGACACTCATTCAGTCAGACATTCCTGTTCCATATCCAGTTTGCGTGAAGTTTTTACATGTAAAATAA
- a CDS encoding acyltransferase family protein, whose product MQQKKLINEIFLMRSISCLSILLLHAMARAYADENQTVNLLRVLLTFGTPTFIFISEFILARSYPEELPANFWSKRLKYIMVPYVLFGAFFALLKAVEQSVGTGGNPAGAFGSFLWRHLLLGDYHGYFILVIFQFYLLHYFFHKYLKGWKPTMVMGTALAINLVYLGFFNFVKPYPTEIGVYIWEKFYWIPFFGWLFYFTLAYYCGRNFPLFIHFLNKYFKWVIVSPIVFGAVCLYIYDSQLIPVISSKRVDMVFFTTSMILLIYYIAAKIPKVPRVFGWISQYSFGIYLIHPVYLAVMYAAYNLFSLEIHPFVLSVFYFMGSLLLSIATTFVLNKIPYGYYLSGKIAIGMNDSKVRKGPLLKRKTIHG is encoded by the coding sequence TTGCAACAGAAAAAATTAATTAACGAGATTTTCTTAATGAGAAGCATCTCTTGTTTAAGTATTTTACTACTTCATGCAATGGCAAGAGCGTATGCGGATGAAAATCAAACAGTCAATTTACTGAGAGTGCTATTAACTTTCGGTACACCTACCTTTATTTTTATTTCAGAATTTATTTTGGCACGTTCCTATCCGGAAGAACTGCCGGCTAATTTTTGGTCCAAACGGTTAAAGTATATTATGGTTCCTTATGTTTTGTTTGGCGCATTTTTTGCACTTTTAAAAGCCGTCGAACAATCTGTGGGCACTGGAGGTAATCCCGCAGGTGCATTCGGGTCATTTTTATGGCGGCATCTCTTATTGGGGGATTATCATGGATACTTCATACTTGTAATCTTTCAATTTTATTTATTGCATTATTTCTTTCATAAATATTTAAAGGGATGGAAGCCTACTATGGTAATGGGCACTGCACTTGCCATTAATCTGGTTTATTTAGGTTTCTTCAATTTTGTCAAACCATACCCAACAGAAATAGGGGTCTATATTTGGGAGAAATTCTATTGGATTCCGTTTTTTGGCTGGTTATTCTATTTTACACTTGCATACTACTGCGGCAGAAATTTTCCACTGTTTATCCATTTTTTAAATAAATACTTTAAATGGGTCATTGTCAGCCCAATCGTATTTGGTGCCGTTTGTTTATATATATATGATTCCCAACTAATCCCTGTTATTTCATCAAAGAGAGTCGATATGGTGTTTTTTACAACGAGTATGATTTTGTTGATTTATTATATTGCGGCAAAAATCCCCAAAGTACCTAGAGTCTTCGGTTGGATTAGCCAGTATTCGTTCGGAATATATTTAATCCATCCCGTCTATTTAGCGGTGATGTATGCTGCTTACAATCTGTTCTCCTTAGAAATTCATCCATTCGTGCTTTCCGTCTTCTATTTCATGGGCAGTTTGTTATTGTCCATTGCCACTACATTTGTTTTGAACAAAATTCCATATGGCTATTATCTGTCTGGAAAAATAGCAATCGGCATGAATGACAGCAAAGTTAGGAAGGGGCCGCTTCTTAAGCGAAAAACTATTCATGGGTAA
- a CDS encoding YdcF family protein codes for MMPAQNKRRGTRAVIKNKPTFRKKLLFTGVLLFVLFLFFGGRFLVINEEPKEADAIVVLSGGEGRLEKGMELYKLGIARNIILSNGLADGLWERAGSLVPEESLVLESKADSTYESAVYVKDIMKKKNYHSAIIISSDFHMRRVKYNFDRVFKDDDPALTYVASETSYNQMAWWMSKRNIGITVSEYVKIIGNTFGVHGTDAKRTLYRYVEVFFYE; via the coding sequence ATGATGCCTGCACAAAATAAACGACGAGGGACAAGGGCTGTTATCAAAAATAAACCAACTTTTCGAAAGAAACTCCTTTTTACCGGGGTACTGTTGTTTGTTCTTTTCCTTTTTTTTGGAGGCCGATTTCTTGTGATTAATGAGGAACCGAAGGAAGCCGATGCGATCGTTGTATTAAGCGGGGGCGAAGGACGACTTGAAAAAGGAATGGAACTGTATAAGCTTGGGATTGCACGAAACATCATACTATCAAATGGATTAGCAGATGGTTTATGGGAAAGGGCTGGATCACTTGTGCCGGAAGAATCTCTCGTATTGGAGAGCAAGGCAGATAGCACATATGAAAGTGCAGTCTATGTCAAGGACATCATGAAGAAGAAAAACTATCATTCTGCCATCATAATCTCATCTGATTTCCATATGAGGAGGGTGAAATATAACTTCGATCGGGTCTTTAAAGATGATGATCCTGCACTAACCTATGTTGCTAGTGAAACTTCCTATAATCAAATGGCCTGGTGGATGAGTAAACGCAATATTGGAATCACTGTTAGCGAATATGTAAAAATCATTGGCAACACCTTTGGGGTTCATGGAACCGACGCGAAGAGAACCTTATACCGGTATGTTGAAGTGTTTTTTTATGAATAA
- a CDS encoding glycosyltransferase family 4 protein — MSSNKREILLVAPFTILPGEKGFNRFTYIAEKLSSKGHRVTLLTSNFKHSDKDFRDETKIEMIGKTLNYQIIMINELGYKRNIGFDRIQSHRHFSKQLALYLKNSKQKPDVIYCAYPMMDAAFIVGRYAKKLQIPFIMDIQDVWPEAIKNAIPLPEAVADVFLYPLTVYANKIYRLADYVVGVSKSYVHRVNKVNSNAKSYLPIFIGTDLGVFDTCKGMTVRKDPNEFWITYIGTISYSYDLETVIRAVSILKNKGMSNIVFKVFGSGPLQPKFEQLANQLDAPVDFMGHYKYEEMIPYLVSSDIAANAISKGAQQSITNKIGDFLAAGLPVLNSSLNKEFIEMVTAENIGYNYNPGDSLKLAALIEHLYHNEGLRAAHGANARRLAEQKFDRRHSYKEIYRLIEQASL, encoded by the coding sequence ATGTCTTCAAACAAAAGAGAGATACTTTTAGTTGCGCCATTTACGATACTTCCCGGGGAAAAAGGATTTAATAGATTTACTTATATTGCAGAAAAACTAAGCAGTAAAGGACATCGGGTAACGTTACTGACAAGTAATTTTAAGCACAGTGATAAGGATTTCCGTGATGAAACGAAAATTGAAATGATTGGTAAGACCCTAAATTATCAAATCATCATGATCAATGAATTGGGCTACAAACGGAATATAGGGTTTGACCGAATTCAAAGCCATCGGCACTTTTCGAAACAGCTGGCACTATATTTGAAAAATAGTAAACAAAAGCCTGATGTGATTTATTGCGCTTATCCGATGATGGATGCTGCCTTTATTGTTGGCAGGTATGCCAAGAAGTTGCAAATTCCTTTTATTATGGATATTCAGGATGTATGGCCGGAAGCAATCAAAAATGCCATTCCGCTTCCGGAAGCAGTGGCGGATGTTTTCTTATATCCGCTTACGGTCTATGCCAATAAAATATATCGTTTAGCCGACTATGTTGTTGGTGTTTCCAAAAGTTATGTACACCGTGTAAATAAGGTTAATAGTAATGCTAAAAGCTACCTACCTATTTTTATCGGAACAGACCTAGGCGTTTTTGATACCTGTAAGGGAATGACGGTAAGAAAAGACCCTAATGAATTTTGGATAACCTATATTGGTACAATTAGCTATAGTTATGACTTGGAAACGGTCATTCGTGCAGTTTCAATTCTAAAAAATAAAGGCATGAGCAATATTGTGTTTAAAGTATTCGGATCTGGTCCATTACAACCAAAATTTGAACAGTTGGCTAATCAGTTGGATGCCCCTGTTGATTTTATGGGGCATTATAAATATGAGGAAATGATTCCCTATTTAGTGAGTTCGGATATTGCGGCGAATGCCATCAGTAAAGGTGCACAGCAGAGCATTACGAATAAAATTGGCGATTTTTTGGCAGCAGGTTTACCAGTCTTAAATAGCAGTCTTAATAAGGAATTTATCGAAATGGTGACAGCTGAAAATATTGGATATAACTATAACCCGGGAGATTCGCTCAAATTAGCCGCCTTAATTGAACATCTTTATCATAATGAAGGGCTGCGGGCGGCCCATGGGGCTAATGCCAGGAGATTGGCGGAACAAAAATTTGATCGCAGACATTCATACAAGGAAATTTATCGCCTTATTGAACAGGCCTCCCTATAA